From the Permianibacter fluminis genome, one window contains:
- the motA gene encoding flagellar motor stator protein MotA, producing the protein MNLIVGAIIVWAAVIAGYTLSGGQLLALWQPFEVLTICGAAFGAFFISNPMSVVSTTIKSSFGLLGGTPYNKTLYMELLSCLYDVFQKIRKEGLIAIEGDIDDPKSSAIFSKYKLITKDHHVMDFICDYLRLMVVGDMAAHELEALMDAELETHHSEALLPSTALAKVENGLPGFGIVAAVMGIVITMGSLGGPPEVLGHHVGAALVGTFLGILLAYGFVGPMSTQMEHRVREEGKFYECIKVSLLACVSGAPPQIAVEFGRKVLYSTVRPSFTELEKRVRGG; encoded by the coding sequence ATGAACCTGATTGTTGGCGCCATCATTGTATGGGCAGCGGTTATTGCCGGTTACACCTTGTCGGGTGGCCAGTTGCTGGCCCTGTGGCAACCGTTCGAAGTGCTTACCATCTGCGGCGCCGCGTTCGGCGCCTTCTTCATCTCCAATCCGATGAGCGTGGTCAGCACCACCATCAAGAGCAGCTTCGGCCTGCTTGGCGGCACGCCCTACAACAAGACGCTGTACATGGAATTGTTGTCCTGCCTGTATGACGTGTTCCAGAAAATCCGCAAGGAAGGGTTGATCGCCATCGAAGGCGATATTGACGATCCGAAATCCAGTGCGATTTTCAGCAAGTACAAACTCATCACCAAAGACCACCATGTCATGGACTTCATCTGCGACTACCTGCGGCTGATGGTGGTGGGTGACATGGCGGCGCACGAACTCGAAGCGCTGATGGATGCCGAGCTGGAAACCCATCACAGTGAAGCGCTGCTGCCATCGACGGCACTGGCCAAAGTGGAAAATGGTTTGCCCGGTTTCGGTATCGTCGCGGCGGTCATGGGTATTGTGATCACGATGGGCAGTCTCGGCGGCCCGCCGGAAGTGCTCGGTCACCACGTCGGTGCGGCGCTGGTCGGTACCTTCCTCGGTATTTTGCTCGCGTACGGTTTTGTCGGGCCGATGTCGACCCAGATGGAGCATCGGGTCCGCGAAGAGGGCAAGTTCTACGAATGCATCAAGGTCTCGCTGCTGGCCTGCGTCAGCGGTGCGCCGCCGCAGATCGCGGTCGAATTTGGTCGCAAGGTGTTGTACAGCACGGTGCGGCCATCGTTCACCGAACTGGAAAAACGGGTGCGTGGCGGTTGA
- a CDS encoding PilZ domain-containing protein, producing the protein MTSPDDRRRFRRVDFFTGAFLCDANGRVPCEVHDLSLHGALVEVAGEFRDVSLITPLALEIPLDDDTHIRMQVRVAHDREGVRGLECDSIDVDSITHLRRLVELNLGDASLLERELPALHA; encoded by the coding sequence ATGACCAGTCCAGATGACCGCCGCCGTTTCCGGCGGGTCGACTTTTTCACCGGCGCATTCCTGTGCGACGCCAATGGCCGCGTGCCCTGCGAGGTGCACGATCTGTCGCTGCATGGCGCCTTGGTGGAAGTGGCGGGCGAATTCCGTGATGTCAGCCTGATCACCCCGCTGGCGCTGGAAATCCCGCTCGATGACGACACCCATATCCGGATGCAGGTGCGCGTCGCCCATGATCGCGAAGGCGTTCGTGGTCTGGAATGCGACAGCATCGATGTCGACAGCATCACCCATCTGCGCCGCCTGGTGGAGCTCAATCTGGGCGATGCCAGCCTGCTCGAACGCGAGCTGCCGGCCCTGCACGCCTGA
- a CDS encoding LysR family transcriptional regulator — translation MSYVNVLVIAMQWGDVQVFLAVARTGSLGAAGRQLGLAQPTIGRRITALEQSVAAVLFQRSHTGLMLTDAGVSVLAAAERMEEEALHFQRRLAGGEQALSGLIRITASDWFGHYVLTPALAEFAKRHNQIEIELLTDSRAYDLARREADLAFRITPFEGPDIVSRRFLRMHYGLYAAAEAAPLQAQGEGARVITMNSAFGGMPDVEWLARHLPRASVVFTSNNREVQARACADGVGLAVLPVALAAQHPQLQAITLTEPPPSRLTWIGYHQDLRRLGRLRALLDFLIERFPPIEE, via the coding sequence ATGTCATACGTAAATGTATTGGTCATCGCAATGCAATGGGGTGATGTCCAAGTCTTTCTCGCGGTGGCACGGACCGGCTCACTGGGCGCGGCCGGCCGGCAGCTCGGTTTGGCCCAACCCACCATCGGCCGCCGCATTACCGCGCTGGAACAATCCGTTGCTGCGGTGCTGTTTCAGCGCAGCCATACCGGCCTGATGCTGACGGATGCCGGCGTGTCGGTGCTCGCTGCGGCCGAACGTATGGAAGAAGAGGCGCTGCATTTCCAGCGCCGGCTTGCTGGGGGCGAACAGGCCTTGTCCGGCCTTATCCGAATCACGGCATCCGACTGGTTTGGTCATTACGTGCTGACACCGGCGCTCGCCGAATTTGCCAAACGGCACAATCAAATCGAAATCGAACTGCTTACTGACAGCCGGGCTTATGACCTTGCCCGCCGAGAAGCCGATCTCGCGTTCCGGATCACACCATTTGAAGGCCCCGACATCGTTTCGCGACGTTTCCTGCGCATGCACTATGGTTTGTACGCGGCAGCGGAGGCGGCGCCGCTGCAAGCGCAGGGCGAAGGCGCGCGCGTGATCACAATGAACAGCGCATTCGGTGGCATGCCGGATGTGGAATGGCTCGCGCGGCATTTGCCACGCGCCAGCGTGGTATTCACCAGCAACAACCGGGAAGTTCAGGCGCGTGCCTGCGCCGATGGCGTCGGGCTCGCGGTGTTACCCGTTGCATTAGCGGCGCAACACCCGCAGTTGCAAGCCATCACGCTGACCGAGCCACCACCGTCCCGGCTGACCTGGATTGGCTACCACCAGGATCTGCGCCGACTGGGCAGGCTCCGGGCATTGCTCGATTTTCTGATTGAGCGGTTCCCGCCGATTGAAGAATAA
- a CDS encoding PHA/PHB synthase family protein yields the protein MSANAATPELNPAAEQAELMARISKSWQQLIAIYAQGGADFSQDMARLAAIWARCFQESWALWQARGPQHPSLQAFDANAWQQQLAARMAPAGGAVSGANPSTDKRFKSEHWNQGYYTLLRETYLMYAEHMFKALQPTNISEREQTEALRFFTRQAINAFSPSNFPLTNPDVWAEAQRTQGLSLLRGVAHYLEDTVRGGGRLNIRMTDLDAFTPGVNVAATPGAVVYQNDLIQLIQYTPTTEKVHKRPLLIIPPWINKFYILDLRPQNSLVRWAVAQGHTVFVISWVNPGAAHKDRGFDDYLTDGTLAAIAAVQKITGEKELNAMGYCLGGTLLASTLAYFAAQAEQQPKKKNPIARATYMATLIDFSEPGEIGVYIDEQQLDLLDAQMAKEGVFNGRNMATAFNSLRENDLIWSYWVNNYLLGKNPMAFDLLYWNCDATNLPSKMHSFYLRNMYLHNRFKDANGITLLDTPIDIRKIKTPVYFLSTEQDHIALWTATYKGALLHSGPVRFVLGGSGHIAGVINPDGSDKYGYQTNDELPKDPLLWQAEAKQHSGSWWRDWH from the coding sequence ATGAGCGCGAACGCCGCAACCCCGGAGCTGAACCCCGCCGCTGAGCAGGCCGAGCTGATGGCCCGGATCAGCAAGAGTTGGCAGCAGCTGATCGCCATTTACGCCCAAGGCGGCGCCGACTTCAGCCAGGACATGGCCCGGCTGGCCGCCATCTGGGCGCGCTGCTTTCAGGAAAGCTGGGCGCTGTGGCAGGCGCGCGGTCCGCAGCACCCCAGCCTGCAGGCGTTCGATGCCAACGCCTGGCAACAGCAACTGGCCGCGCGGATGGCGCCGGCAGGCGGTGCGGTTTCGGGCGCCAACCCGAGCACCGACAAGCGCTTCAAGAGCGAACACTGGAATCAGGGTTACTACACGCTGCTGCGCGAAACCTACCTGATGTACGCCGAGCACATGTTCAAAGCCCTGCAACCGACCAACATCAGCGAGCGTGAACAAACCGAAGCGCTGCGCTTTTTCACCCGGCAAGCGATCAATGCGTTTTCACCAAGCAATTTTCCGCTGACCAATCCCGATGTCTGGGCCGAAGCGCAGCGCACGCAAGGCTTGAGTCTGCTGCGTGGCGTTGCTCATTATCTGGAAGACACCGTGCGTGGCGGCGGCCGCCTGAACATCAGAATGACCGATCTCGATGCCTTCACGCCGGGCGTCAATGTCGCGGCAACGCCGGGCGCCGTGGTGTATCAAAACGATTTGATCCAGCTGATTCAATACACTCCGACCACCGAAAAAGTGCACAAGCGGCCGCTGCTGATCATTCCGCCGTGGATCAACAAGTTCTACATTCTGGATCTGCGGCCGCAGAACTCGCTGGTGCGCTGGGCCGTTGCCCAGGGCCACACCGTGTTTGTGATCTCCTGGGTCAATCCGGGCGCCGCACACAAAGACAGAGGCTTTGATGATTACCTGACCGACGGTACGCTGGCCGCCATCGCCGCAGTGCAGAAAATCACCGGCGAGAAAGAGCTGAACGCCATGGGCTATTGCCTCGGCGGTACGCTGCTGGCCAGCACGCTCGCCTACTTCGCGGCCCAAGCCGAACAGCAACCGAAAAAGAAGAATCCGATTGCCCGCGCTACTTATATGGCAACGCTGATCGATTTTTCTGAACCGGGCGAAATCGGCGTTTACATCGACGAGCAACAGCTCGATCTGCTCGACGCGCAAATGGCAAAAGAAGGCGTGTTCAACGGTCGCAACATGGCGACCGCGTTCAATTCCTTACGCGAAAACGATTTGATCTGGAGTTACTGGGTCAACAACTACCTGCTCGGCAAGAACCCGATGGCGTTTGACCTGCTGTACTGGAACTGCGACGCGACCAACCTGCCAAGCAAGATGCACAGCTTTTATCTGCGCAACATGTATCTGCACAACCGCTTCAAGGATGCTAACGGCATCACCCTGCTCGACACCCCGATCGATATCCGCAAGATCAAGACGCCGGTCTACTTTCTCTCGACTGAACAGGATCACATCGCGCTGTGGACAGCGACCTACAAAGGCGCGCTGCTGCACAGCGGCCCGGTCCGCTTCGTGCTCGGCGGCTCCGGCCATATCGCCGGCGTGATCAATCCGGATGGCAGCGACAAATACGGTTATCAAACCAACGACGAACTGCCGAAAGACCCGCTGCTCTGGCAAGCCGAGGCAAAACAGCACTCCGGCTCATGGTGGCGCGACTGGCATG
- a CDS encoding 3-deoxy-7-phosphoheptulonate synthase class II, which produces MWHPDSWQALPLSQFPPYPDAAALSRATAELRRLPPLVTTSEIDRLQSQLADAAAGKRFLLQGGDCAESFADCTSERITSKLKILLQMSLVLLHGLNVPIVRVGRIAGQYAKPRSDESETRDGITLPSYRGDLINDAEFSLAARTPDPQRLLTGYSLASLTLNYIRALTESGFTDLAEAEHWNLDFMAQSPRAADYQHIVDEVRRAFARENGHGVAAEISTAARQRGLDKMAARPDFPATGFAAAVFSAAIFPAQEVFTCHEALHLHYESALTRKASLNPDAQGRWYNFSTHLPWVGMRTADLHGAHIEYLRGIANPVAVKVGPGLSGDGLRALCERLNPARIPGRLTLIHRFGASRIQQHLPALIDAVRQDAHPVLWVCDPMHGNTQLTASGIKTRRFDDILSELEQAFALHRQQGSVLGGVHFELTGEAVTECIGGARGLDEAGLDRAYHSLVDPRLNGEQALEMALAIVRMRQGRPAIGADIPANQQVGG; this is translated from the coding sequence ATGTGGCATCCCGATTCCTGGCAAGCGTTGCCGCTGAGCCAGTTTCCGCCCTATCCCGATGCGGCGGCGCTCAGCCGCGCCACGGCCGAATTGCGCCGACTGCCGCCGCTGGTCACGACCAGCGAAATCGACCGCCTGCAAAGCCAGTTGGCGGATGCCGCCGCCGGCAAACGCTTTCTGTTGCAAGGCGGTGACTGCGCGGAAAGTTTTGCCGACTGCACCAGCGAACGCATCACCAGCAAACTGAAAATCCTGCTGCAGATGAGTCTGGTGCTGCTGCACGGCCTGAATGTGCCGATCGTCCGGGTCGGTCGCATTGCCGGCCAGTACGCCAAACCGCGCAGCGACGAAAGCGAAACCCGCGACGGCATCACCTTGCCGAGCTATCGCGGCGATTTGATCAACGACGCCGAATTTTCGCTGGCCGCGCGCACGCCCGATCCGCAGCGTTTGCTGACCGGTTACAGCCTCGCCTCACTGACGCTGAACTACATTCGGGCGCTGACCGAAAGCGGCTTTACCGATCTGGCCGAAGCCGAGCACTGGAATCTGGATTTCATGGCGCAGAGTCCGCGCGCCGCCGACTATCAACACATCGTCGATGAAGTGCGCCGGGCATTTGCCCGGGAAAATGGCCACGGCGTCGCGGCGGAGATCAGCACGGCGGCGCGCCAGCGCGGGCTCGATAAAATGGCAGCCAGGCCTGATTTTCCTGCTACGGGTTTTGCTGCCGCCGTCTTTTCTGCTGCCATCTTCCCCGCGCAGGAAGTGTTCACCTGCCACGAAGCGTTGCACCTGCATTACGAATCGGCGCTGACCCGCAAAGCCAGCCTGAATCCGGACGCGCAGGGCCGCTGGTACAACTTTTCCACCCATCTGCCCTGGGTTGGCATGCGCACCGCCGATCTGCACGGCGCCCATATCGAATACCTGCGCGGCATCGCCAATCCGGTCGCCGTCAAAGTCGGCCCCGGGCTCAGTGGCGATGGCTTGCGCGCGCTCTGTGAGCGGCTCAATCCGGCGCGCATTCCGGGTCGGCTGACCCTGATTCACCGTTTCGGCGCCAGCCGTATCCAGCAGCATCTGCCGGCACTGATCGACGCAGTCCGGCAGGACGCGCATCCCGTGCTCTGGGTCTGCGACCCGATGCATGGCAACACCCAATTGACCGCCAGCGGTATCAAGACCCGCCGCTTCGACGACATCCTGAGCGAGCTGGAGCAGGCATTTGCGCTGCACCGGCAACAGGGGTCGGTGCTCGGCGGCGTGCATTTTGAGTTGACCGGTGAAGCGGTGACCGAGTGCATCGGCGGCGCCCGCGGCCTCGACGAAGCCGGCCTCGACCGGGCCTATCACAGCCTGGTCGACCCCCGCCTCAACGGCGAACAGGCGCTGGAAATGGCCCTGGCCATTGTCCGGATGCGGCAGGGTCGGCCGGCCATTGGTGCCGACATCCCAGCCAATCAGCAGGTCGGCGGTTAA
- a CDS encoding PilZ domain-containing protein — MADIKPPAPRKPMVDPLEAKRLEQPCLRTIDLRPERGKRCRAYPHGGRTHWLDDAAIAAFEQAMVDFKGRYTIGVYERTLASNAAQPAVPTLSNREPNAGSEEAIRRIPFGYRPHRHESRLNFVSAINIELDSDKPGGNKTVAGKTLDLSLLGVRVQIAASDDIPTNSNVLVHYHELQQRADEPLGSIAYTVLGTDRDGDKKLLRLKRVMRATEHVFDAFVPSFIEHQLARYKMELKDALPATYARIYERLYSQRAWFAEAFFALDQERPELLFVTTAADWQREQDLQVLPQIAARLAAGASSADWQQQQQATSHTALHYWLRTERGDYLLPASALTPLRRADWQTLAAHAVAVASTGQRQKPLDAGQIEQALELLPDELAPTVLAWQQRLQRQQYGLAIVPLGPLPNPAHMLAPEWLREYALIPSALTPNALTPNTLTSERQKQPTELAPLTALGLRGARAQERFRYRTPMLLHTEDGREFAGESLDFSINGLGLELHNDIGLTPREWLRVSFPVLQQKVKEPEELADQPYRVVRQLGRRLTLERDFRVVGHRAARFFAHIIQQNRGRLPVCHNERQETAESQLSEQVLVRGLIGCPLFVARDQDKHPQLLALGHHHGSEPGAPFNGPQGAAVLAALADLPVLYDLLAGICNSVGAVEKVAFHKLLLMPASTTTPARWQVLPRATSNDNLTAFLNQGGQLFQLILTPVPSLPRRELDDALLPILGNSRHRANEFRSELSRLVGIATLFDISPAAKTALAQNLPL; from the coding sequence ATGGCCGATATCAAACCACCGGCGCCACGCAAACCGATGGTCGATCCGCTCGAAGCCAAACGGCTGGAGCAACCCTGTTTACGCACCATCGATCTGCGGCCCGAGCGCGGCAAGCGCTGCCGCGCCTATCCACACGGTGGCCGCACCCACTGGCTTGATGACGCCGCCATCGCCGCCTTCGAACAGGCCATGGTCGACTTCAAGGGCCGCTACACCATCGGCGTGTATGAACGGACGCTGGCCAGCAATGCCGCGCAACCCGCCGTGCCCACATTGAGCAACCGCGAACCAAACGCCGGCAGCGAAGAGGCCATCCGCCGGATTCCGTTTGGCTATCGTCCGCACCGGCACGAGTCCCGGCTCAATTTCGTTTCCGCCATCAACATCGAACTCGACAGCGACAAGCCGGGCGGCAACAAAACCGTCGCCGGCAAAACCCTTGATCTGTCGCTGCTCGGCGTGCGCGTGCAGATTGCCGCCAGCGATGACATTCCGACCAACAGCAATGTGCTGGTGCACTACCACGAACTGCAGCAACGCGCCGACGAACCGCTCGGCAGCATTGCCTACACAGTGCTCGGTACCGATCGCGACGGTGACAAGAAACTGCTGCGCCTGAAACGGGTCATGCGCGCCACCGAGCATGTCTTTGACGCGTTTGTGCCGAGCTTCATCGAGCACCAGCTCGCCCGCTACAAAATGGAATTGAAAGACGCGCTGCCGGCCACCTATGCCCGCATCTACGAGCGTCTGTACAGCCAGCGCGCCTGGTTTGCCGAAGCGTTTTTTGCTCTCGATCAGGAGCGGCCGGAACTGCTGTTTGTCACCACCGCTGCCGATTGGCAACGCGAGCAGGATTTGCAAGTGCTGCCACAAATCGCCGCACGCTTGGCAGCGGGCGCCAGCAGCGCCGACTGGCAGCAACAGCAGCAAGCCACCAGCCACACCGCGCTGCATTACTGGCTGCGCACCGAGCGCGGTGATTACCTGTTGCCGGCCTCCGCGCTGACACCGCTGCGACGGGCCGATTGGCAAACGCTGGCGGCACATGCGGTTGCAGTCGCCAGCACCGGGCAGCGGCAAAAACCGCTCGATGCCGGCCAGATCGAACAGGCGCTGGAACTGCTGCCTGATGAACTGGCGCCGACCGTGCTGGCCTGGCAGCAGCGCCTGCAACGCCAGCAGTACGGACTGGCCATCGTGCCGCTCGGACCGCTACCAAATCCGGCCCACATGTTGGCGCCAGAGTGGCTGCGCGAATACGCGCTGATCCCGAGCGCACTGACTCCGAATGCACTGACCCCAAACACACTGACCAGTGAGCGTCAGAAGCAGCCGACCGAACTGGCGCCACTGACCGCACTCGGCCTGCGCGGCGCGCGCGCGCAAGAGCGCTTTCGCTACCGCACACCGATGCTGCTGCATACCGAAGATGGCCGCGAATTCGCTGGCGAGTCGCTCGACTTTTCCATCAACGGTCTCGGCCTCGAATTGCACAACGACATCGGCCTGACCCCGCGCGAATGGTTGCGAGTCAGCTTTCCGGTGTTGCAGCAAAAAGTGAAAGAGCCGGAAGAACTTGCCGACCAGCCGTATCGGGTCGTTCGGCAACTGGGTCGGCGCTTGACGCTGGAGCGCGACTTTCGCGTGGTCGGGCATCGCGCGGCGCGGTTTTTTGCCCACATCATTCAGCAGAATCGCGGCCGGCTGCCGGTCTGTCACAACGAGCGGCAGGAAACTGCCGAGTCGCAATTGTCGGAACAGGTGCTGGTGCGCGGCCTGATTGGTTGTCCGCTGTTTGTCGCCCGCGATCAGGACAAGCATCCGCAGTTGCTGGCGCTTGGCCATCATCACGGCAGCGAACCGGGCGCGCCATTCAACGGCCCCCAAGGCGCCGCCGTTTTGGCCGCGTTGGCGGATTTGCCGGTGCTTTACGATCTGCTGGCCGGCATCTGCAATTCGGTCGGCGCGGTGGAAAAAGTCGCCTTTCACAAACTGCTGCTGATGCCTGCCAGCACCACCACGCCGGCGCGCTGGCAAGTGTTGCCGCGTGCCACCAGCAACGACAACCTGACCGCTTTTCTGAACCAGGGTGGCCAGCTGTTTCAACTGATTCTGACGCCAGTGCCAAGCCTGCCGCGACGCGAGCTGGACGACGCGCTGCTGCCCATCCTCGGCAACTCCCGGCACCGCGCCAACGAGTTTCGCAGCGAGCTCAGCCGGCTGGTCGGCATCGCCACGCTGTTTGATATTTCGCCGGCGGCCAAGACCGCGCTGGCGCAGAACCTGCCGCTCTGA
- a CDS encoding zinc-dependent alcohol dehydrogenase family protein, whose product MSATAFPAHMHAAIQDDYGQPLRIDWMPTPIPGDDQVLVRVRAAGLNPLDTKIRAGKAAHAKQPLPAVLAMDMAGTVVAVGSGVKDFRVGDDVFGMVGGVGGVQGALAEYMAVDPALLAPKPAALSMREAAALPLVFITAWEGLVDRANVAPAMSVLIHGGAGGIGHVAIQIARAFGATVFATGKASQQDVIEQLGATFIDYQQQSVTQYVDRHSKGEGFDIIFDTVGGSTLDDSFQAVRPYRGHVVSALGWGNHSLAPLSFRAGTYSGVFTLMPLQTGRYREHHGSIMREAARLADEGALKPRLDPTRFTLDTAEQAYRWLETGAANGKVVVTVTE is encoded by the coding sequence ATGTCTGCCACCGCTTTCCCCGCCCACATGCATGCCGCCATTCAGGACGACTATGGCCAACCGCTGCGCATCGACTGGATGCCGACCCCCATCCCCGGTGATGACCAGGTGCTGGTGCGGGTGCGTGCAGCGGGCCTTAACCCACTGGATACCAAAATCCGCGCCGGCAAGGCCGCGCACGCCAAACAACCGTTGCCAGCGGTGTTGGCGATGGATATGGCCGGCACCGTCGTGGCCGTGGGTTCAGGCGTGAAAGATTTTCGTGTCGGCGATGACGTGTTCGGCATGGTCGGCGGTGTCGGTGGCGTGCAGGGCGCACTGGCGGAGTACATGGCCGTTGATCCGGCGCTGCTCGCGCCCAAACCGGCCGCGCTGTCCATGCGGGAAGCAGCGGCGCTGCCGCTGGTGTTCATCACGGCCTGGGAAGGTCTGGTGGACCGCGCAAACGTGGCGCCGGCGATGTCGGTCTTGATCCATGGCGGCGCGGGTGGCATTGGCCACGTTGCGATCCAGATTGCCCGCGCGTTTGGCGCCACGGTCTTCGCCACCGGCAAAGCGAGCCAGCAGGATGTCATCGAGCAGCTGGGCGCGACGTTTATCGATTACCAGCAGCAATCGGTAACGCAATACGTGGATCGTCACAGCAAAGGCGAAGGCTTCGACATCATCTTCGACACCGTGGGTGGCAGCACGCTGGACGATTCCTTTCAGGCGGTTCGGCCTTATCGCGGCCATGTCGTCAGCGCCCTGGGTTGGGGCAACCATTCGTTGGCGCCGCTTTCTTTCCGTGCCGGGACTTACTCCGGCGTGTTCACGTTGATGCCGTTGCAAACCGGACGCTACCGCGAGCACCACGGCAGCATCATGCGCGAAGCGGCACGCTTGGCCGATGAAGGAGCACTGAAGCCACGGCTCGATCCGACGCGATTCACGCTCGATACGGCAGAACAAGCTTACCGTTGGCTCGAAACAGGCGCAGCCAATGGCAAGGTCGTGGTGACGGTAACGGAGTGA
- the radA gene encoding DNA repair protein RadA, with protein sequence MAKNKTVYACAACGAISSKWAGQCGDCGAWNTLSEQVEVAAASRGGRFGGYTGSASPVTRLTAVAPGQVERWPTGAGELDRVLGGGLVPGSVVLLGGDPGIGKSTLLTQTLCLLAQTRPALYVTGEESLEQVSLRAQRLGLGDSPLALLAETQVERIIATAEKEKPQVMVVDSVQTLYTEQLQSAPGGVSQVRESAAQLTRFAKQTGTALFLVGHVTKDGALAGPRVLEHMVDAVLYFEGESDGRYRLVRAVKNRFGAVNELGVFAMTESGLKEVKNPSAIFLSRTSDPVPGSLVTATWEGTRPLLVEVQALVDETKAGNPRRVAVGLDGNRIAMLLAVLHRHGGVITYDQDVFLNVVGGVRVLETGADLPQLLAVLSSLRNRPLDTGLISFGEVGLAGELRPVPNGQDRLKEAAKHGFKRAIVPAANAPRTPIANMQVQAVKSLAEALAVAFD encoded by the coding sequence ATGGCGAAAAATAAAACGGTCTATGCCTGCGCGGCGTGCGGGGCGATCAGCAGCAAATGGGCCGGCCAGTGTGGCGATTGCGGTGCCTGGAATACGCTCAGCGAGCAGGTCGAAGTGGCGGCTGCTTCGCGCGGCGGCCGCTTTGGCGGTTACACCGGCAGCGCGTCGCCGGTGACCCGGCTGACGGCGGTGGCGCCCGGCCAGGTCGAACGTTGGCCGACCGGCGCCGGCGAGCTCGATCGGGTGCTCGGTGGCGGGCTGGTGCCGGGCTCGGTGGTGCTGCTCGGCGGTGACCCCGGCATCGGCAAATCAACGCTGCTGACGCAAACGCTTTGTCTGCTGGCGCAGACCCGGCCGGCGCTGTACGTCACCGGTGAAGAGTCGCTGGAGCAGGTCAGCTTGCGGGCGCAGCGGCTCGGCTTGGGCGATTCACCACTGGCCTTGCTGGCCGAGACTCAGGTCGAGCGCATCATCGCCACCGCCGAAAAAGAAAAGCCGCAAGTAATGGTGGTGGACTCGGTGCAGACGCTGTACACCGAGCAGCTGCAAAGCGCGCCGGGCGGCGTGTCGCAAGTGCGCGAGAGCGCGGCGCAATTGACCCGTTTTGCCAAGCAGACCGGTACCGCCTTGTTTCTGGTTGGTCATGTCACCAAGGACGGCGCGCTGGCTGGCCCGCGCGTGCTTGAGCACATGGTCGATGCGGTGCTCTATTTCGAAGGCGAAAGTGACGGCCGTTATCGCTTGGTGCGGGCGGTCAAGAACCGCTTTGGCGCGGTCAACGAGCTTGGCGTGTTCGCGATGACCGAGTCCGGTCTCAAGGAAGTGAAAAACCCGTCGGCAATTTTTCTGTCACGGACCAGCGATCCGGTGCCGGGCTCGCTGGTCACCGCGACCTGGGAAGGCACCCGGCCGCTGCTGGTCGAGGTGCAGGCGCTGGTCGACGAGACCAAGGCCGGCAATCCGCGCCGGGTCGCGGTTGGGCTGGATGGCAACCGCATCGCGATGCTGCTTGCCGTGCTGCACCGTCACGGCGGTGTGATCACTTACGATCAGGATGTGTTTCTGAACGTGGTCGGCGGCGTCCGGGTGCTGGAAACCGGCGCCGATTTGCCGCAGCTGCTGGCGGTGTTGTCGTCCTTGCGCAACCGACCGCTCGATACCGGCCTCATCAGCTTCGGTGAAGTCGGTCTGGCCGGCGAATTGCGGCCGGTGCCGAACGGTCAGGACCGGCTCAAGGAGGCGGCCAAGCACGGCTTCAAGCGGGCGATTGTGCCGGCCGCCAATGCCCCGCGCACGCCGATTGCCAACATGCAGGTGCAGGCGGTCAAATCGCTGGCGGAAGCCCTGGCCGTGGCGTTTGATTGA
- a CDS encoding DUF2970 domain-containing protein yields MSDQPANTPTPEQEPQRPGVLNMLQSVAAAAFGVQSEKKRQQDFQHGKPGDYIALGVIFVIVFIVTLIVVVNMVLSSAGK; encoded by the coding sequence ATGTCCGATCAGCCCGCCAACACCCCGACACCCGAACAAGAACCTCAGCGCCCGGGCGTGCTCAACATGCTGCAAAGCGTCGCCGCCGCCGCCTTCGGCGTGCAAAGCGAAAAGAAACGGCAACAGGATTTTCAACACGGCAAACCCGGCGACTACATCGCCCTTGGCGTGATCTTCGTGATTGTGTTCATCGTGACCCTGATCGTCGTGGTCAATATGGTGCTGAGCAGTGCCGGGAAGTAA
- a CDS encoding phasin family protein, translating into MWNNLFNSINEQGRSFYQPVVEFNQLVLRQAEKLGQAQLESFNAYAALGLKQLQAAAKVADAEQLKSLASQQLEVLQTLQARVSEDASKFGALIEENRKEITGFVAERFPVADVTAKPAKASKAA; encoded by the coding sequence ATGTGGAACAATCTGTTTAACTCGATCAACGAACAAGGCCGTTCGTTCTACCAGCCGGTGGTGGAGTTTAACCAGCTGGTATTGCGCCAGGCAGAAAAGCTCGGCCAAGCCCAGCTCGAAAGCTTCAACGCCTACGCCGCACTCGGCCTCAAGCAGCTGCAAGCCGCTGCCAAAGTTGCCGATGCCGAGCAGCTCAAGTCGCTGGCCAGCCAGCAACTGGAAGTGCTGCAGACCCTGCAAGCCCGGGTGAGCGAAGACGCCAGCAAGTTCGGCGCGCTGATTGAAGAAAACCGCAAGGAAATCACCGGCTTTGTCGCCGAGCGTTTCCCGGTTGCTGACGTCACTGCCAAACCGGCCAAGGCCAGCAAAGCAGCCTAA